The Linepithema humile isolate Giens D197 chromosome 2, Lhum_UNIL_v1.0, whole genome shotgun sequence genome has a segment encoding these proteins:
- the LOC105677391 gene encoding gastric triacylglycerol lipase-like, producing MRPTATALFLSFCGLLSVESSETSDISENSSLINIAQINIKLNNAKCDPDANLNTLQMIKKAGYPAEAHIVLTEDGYLLTLHRIPGRKNSPSVLLQHGLLSSSIDWIVSGRDKALGFILADQGYDVWLGNSRGNTYSRAHIFLSPSDSKFWDFSFDEMGIYDLPATILHIMSVTSQPLHTYVGYSMSTTSFYVMAIKRPEIAKMVKVMISLAPVAFTGNMTSPLRFFAPITSSIAMITRFFGADEFIPQNSVIWHILARYGCNIDLFRKEICGNIIFTIAGFDKEQFNYTLLPLILAHYPSGTSTRTLLHFSQEIKSGKFCAYDFGENKNLRIYNAKLPPDYNLSSITVPIALIYADNDQLATKKDINRLRGLLTNIVDDYRVPHPKFNHIDFLWAKDAPTLVYNKIIEIMKRKVN from the exons ATGCGGCCGACTGCAACCGCGCTGTTTTTGTCATTTTGCGGACTCCTCAGCGTAGAGAGTTCTGAGACGTCCGATATCTCAGAAAattcttcattaattaatattgcgcaAATAAACATAAAGTTGAACAATGCCAAGTGCGATCCCGACGCCAACCTCAATACG ctgcaaatgataaaaaaagcgGGTTATCCTGCGGAAGCTCATATTGTATTGACAGAGGATGGCTATCTCCTAACGTTGCATCGTATTCCAGGTAGGAAAAACTCTCCGTCCGTGTTACTGCAACACGGTCTTTTGTCCAGCTCCATCGACTGGATCGTATCTGGCAGGGATAAAGCACTCG GTTTCATATTAGCCGATCAAGGATACGACGTTTGGTTGGGCAACTCTCGTGGTAATACCTATTCAAGAGCGCACATTTTTCTGTCACCGTCAGATTCGAAATTTTGGGATTTCAG CTTTGACGAAATGGGCATCTACGATCTTCCCGCGACAATATTGCATATCATGAGTGTGACATCGCAACCGTTGCATACTTACGTCGGTTATTCGATGAGCACGACCAGTTTTTACGTGATGGCAATAAAACGTCCAGAAATCGCTAAAATGGTGAAAGTGATGATCAGCCTCGCGCCTGTAGCCTTCACAGGAAACATGACAAGCCCGTTGCGATTTTTCGCTCCAATTACAAGCTCTATCGCG ATGATTACGAGGTTTTTTGGTGCAGATGAATTTATACCGCAGAACAGTGTAATCTGGCATATTCTGGCGAGATACGGATGCAATATCGATCTCTTTAGAAAAGAGATCTGCGGtaacattattttcacaatCGCCGGCTTCGACAAAGAGCAGTTCAATTAT ACTTTGTTACCCTTGATTTTGGCTCACTATCCGTCCGGCACTTCAACAAGAACCTTATTGCACTTCAGTCAGGAAATAAAGTCGGGCAAGTTTTGCGCATACGATTtcggagaaaataaaaatctacgtATCTACAATGCGAAGCTACCACCCGACTATAATTTATCGAGCATCACAGTGCCGATCGCGCTGATCTATGCCGATAATGACCAGTTAGCTACTAAAAAG GACATAAATAGGCTTCGTGGCTTGCTGACCAATATAGTGGATGACTACAGGGTGCCACATCCCAAATTCAATCACATCGACTTCTTGTGGGCCAAAGACGCACCTACGCtggtgtataataaaataatagagatCATGAAAAGGAAAgtgaattaa
- the LOC105677394 gene encoding lipase 3, giving the protein MWQTVIAIFLSLCKFISAESFETFAISQDSSFINITQINIELGNDKYNTDVNLNTLQMIRKAGYPAEAHIALTEDGYLLTLHRIPGSKNSPPVLLQHGLLCSSADWVILGRGKALAYILADQGYDIWLGNFRGNTYSRAHISLSPSSSNAQFWDFSFHEMGIYDLPAMITYITNITAQPLHTYIGHSMGTTAFYVMAVERPESAAMIGRMISLAPIAFVEHMKSPLHYLARFANYLGIIARFVGANEFLPQSTILRILAGYGCDADLFKEKICSNVLFLICGFDKEQFNYTLLPTILSHDPAGTSTKTMIHFLQEIRSGKFRQYDYGRKKNMQIYKAPQPPDYNLSNITTPIALFYADNDWLNNVIDVKRLYNSLTNVLDTYRVSFPKFNHIDFLWAKDAPTLVYDRLLQIMKR; this is encoded by the exons ATGTGGCAAACTGTAATCGCGATCTTCTTATCGCTCTGCAAATTCATCAGTGCAGAGAGTTTTGAAACGTTTGCCATCTCACAAGACTCttcattcattaatattacgcAAATAAACATAGAGTTGGGCAATGACAAGTACAATACCGACGTCAACCTCAATACG CTGCAAATGATAAGAAAAGCGGGTTATCCTGCGGAAGCTCATATTGCATTGACAGAGGATGGCTATCTCCTAACGTTGCATCGTATTCCAGGTAGCAAAAACTCTCCACCCGTGTTGCTGCAACACGGTCTTTTGTGCAGCTCCGCCGACTGGGTCATCCTCGGCAGGGGTAAAGCACTCG CTTATATATTAGCCGATCAAGGATACGATATTTGGTTGGGCAATTTTCGAGGTAACACCTACTCAAGGGCGCACATTTCTCTGTCGCCCTCGTCGTCAAACGCGCAATTTTGGGATTTCAG TTTTCACGAAATGGGGATCTACGATCTTCCCGCGATGATTACGTATATCACGAATATAACGGCGCAACCATTGCATACTTACATCGGTCATTCGATGGGCACAACCGCATTTTATGTGATGGCAGTGGAGCGTCCGGAAAGCGCTGCAATGATAGGAAGGATGATCAGCCTCGCGCCTATAGCCTTTGTAGAACATATGAAAAGCCCGTTACATTATTTGGCCCGTTTTGCTAATTATTTGGGG aTAATTGCGCGTTTTGTAGGCGCGAATGAATTTCTGCCGCAGAGCACCATTCTGAGGATTCTAGCAGGATACGGCTGTGACGCCGACCTcttcaaagaaaaaatctgCAGCAATGTGCTATTTCTAATCTGTGGCTTCGATAAAGAGCAGTTTAATTAT aCGTTATTGCCCACAATTCTGAGTCACGATCCGGCTGGCACCTCGACTAAGACAATGATACACTTCCTCCAAGAGATAAGGTCGGGCAAATTCCGCCAATATGATTACGGccgtaagaaaaatatgcagaTTTATAAGGCACCGCAACCGCCGGATTACAATCTATCGAATATCACGACGCCGATCGCGCTGTTTTATGCGGATAACGATTGGCTAAACAATGTAATA gatGTGAAAAGGCTTTATAATTCACTGACCAATGTACTGGATACATATAGAGTGTCATTTCCTAAATTTAATCACATTGACTTTTTATGGGCCAAAGATGCACCAACGTTGGTATATGACAGACTGCTGCAGATTATGAAAAGATAG
- the PpD3 gene encoding serine/threonine-protein phosphatase 5, translating into MSENGGAEISAVPQAGDGARAELFKEEANEYFKNQVYNKAIELYTKAIELNPSVAVYYGNRSISYLRTECFGYALTDASKAIELDRNYVKGYYRRAAAYMSLGRFKLALTDYKTVVKARPNDKDAKDRFMECSKMVKMLAFQKAISVEEKKNIADMINLEAMAIEDEYTGPKLVDGKVTLEFMQDLLEWYRNQNKLHRKYAYKILLDVKSWFMAQPSLVDIKIPEDSKFTICGDIHGQYYDLLNIFKLNGLPSETNPYLFNGDFVDRGSFSVECIFTLFGFKLLYPNHFFMSRGNHESATMNQMYGFDGEVKAKYSAQMAELFTEVYNWLPLAHCLNNRVLVMHGGLFSRDDVTLQEIREIDRNRQPPDEGLMCELLWSDPQPQIGRAPSKRGVGVQFGPDVTQNFLRINNLDYVVRSHEVKNDGYEVGHDGKCITVFSAPNYCDTMGNQGAFITLNGKDMKPYFTSYEAMPHPNVRPMAYANSLLKFMC; encoded by the exons ATGAGCGAAAACGGAGGAGCGGAAATCTCGGCAGTACCGCAAGCGGGGGATGGAGCCAGGGCGGAATTGTTCAAGGAGGAGGCGAACGAGTATTTCAAAA ATCAAGTGTATAACAAAGCTATTGAATTGTATACCAAAGCCATAGAATTAAATCCATCAGTAGCTGTTTATTACGGCAACAGGAGTATTTCTTATCTGAGAACAGAATGTTTCGGATATGCATTGACGGATGCATCTAAAGCTATCGAGTTAGATAGAAATTATGTGAAGGGTTATTACCGCAGAGCAGCCGCTTACATGTCCCTTGGCAGGTTCAAACTGGCTCTTACAGATTATAAAACTGTTGTAAAGGCCAGACCTAACGATAAGGATGCGAAGGACAGATTTATGGAATGTAGTAAAATGGTTAAAATGTTAGCTTTTCAAAAAGCGATCTCCGtagaagagaagaaaaatatagccGATATGATTAATCTAGAAGCTATGG cTATTGAGGATGAGTACACAGGGCCTAAATTGGTCGATGGAAAAGTCACCCTGGAGTTTATGCAAGACTTATTAGAGTGGTATaggaatcaaaataaattacatcgtAAATATGCATACAAAATCTTGTTGGACGTTAAATCGTGGTTTATGGCACAACCCAGTTTAGTGGACATTAAAATCCCAGAAGATAGCAAATTCACTATTTGTGGTGACATACACGGTCAATATTACGACTtgcttaatatatttaagttGAATGGATTGCCATCGGAGACTAATCCATAT TTATTCAATGGAGATTTTGTAGATAGAGGTTCCTTTTCCGTAGAATgcatatttactttatttggttttaaattattatacccAAATCACTTTTTCATGTCGAGAG GAAACCACGAGTCAGCAACAATGAATCAAATGTATGGATTCGACGGTGAGGTAAAAGCTAAATACTCAGCTCAGATGGCGGAATTGTTCACAGAAGTATACAATTGGCTCCCTCTTGCACACTGCCTCAACAATAGAGTGCTC GTGATGCACGGTGGGTTGTTTTCGCGGGACGACGTGACGTTGCAAGAAATCAGGGAAATTGACAGAAATAGGCAACCGCCCGACGAAGGATTAATGTGCGAATTGCTGTGGTCAGATCCGCAACCGCAAATAGGCCGGGCGCCCAGCAAGAGAGGCGTGGGCGTTCAGTTCGGACCTGACGTCACGCAGAATTTCCTTAGGATAAATAATCTCGATTATGTCGTGAGAAGCCACGAGGTGAAGAACGACGGCTATGAAGTTGGACATGACGGAAAGTGTATCACAGTATTCTCCGCTCCAAATTACTG TGATACTATGGGTAACCAAGGTGCCTTTATCACACTTAATGGCAAAGATATGAAACCTTACTTCACGTCATACGAAGCAATG CCTCATCCGAATGTAAGGCCGATGGCTTACGCCAATTCTCTACTAAAGTTCATGTGCTAG
- the LOC105677404 gene encoding cancer-related nucleoside-triphosphatase homolog, with product METGGASRPLHVLLTGPPGIGKTTVCKKVASALEKNGSRFDGFYTEEVRDQSGSRIGFDVVRVTDPGRRLSLARLKSLTEAQKDSKYQVGNYRVFLDNFEAVALSTLDSDTDILFIDEIGKMELFSKDFKKKVADVLLGSFKKAFVIGTIPQIHKVPQQHAMLFEKLHADARIKIINVSHGNRNSLPEEIMRYFS from the exons ATGGAAACTGGCGGCGCATCGCGGCCGCTGCACGTACTGCTTACCGGTCCACCAG GTATAGGAAAAACTACAGTATGCAAGAAGGTTGCATCTGCACTGGAAAAAAATGGCAGCAGGTTCGACGGGTTTTACACAGAGGAAGTGCGAGATCAAAGCGGCTCCAGGATTGGCTTCGACGTTGTGAGAGTAACAGATCCCGGAAGGAGATTGTCCCTGGCACGATTGAA AAGCTTAACAGAGGCGCAAAAGGACTCCAAGTATCAAGTAGGAAATTATCGTGTCTTCCTGGACAATTTCGAGGCAGTAGCGCTTTCGACATTGGATTCGGATACT GATATATTGTTCATCGACGAAATCGGCAAGATGGAGTTGTTCAGCAAAGACTTCAAGAAGAAAGTAGCGGACGTGTTGCTTGGTTCTTTTAAGAAAGCATTCGTGATCGGGACAATTCCGCAGATACACAAAGTGCCACAACAGCACGCGATGCTATTCGAGAAGCTGCACGCAGACGCACGAATCAAGATTATAAACGTGTCCCATGGAAATCGGAATAGCTTGCCGGAGGAAATTATGCGTTACTTTTCGTAA
- the LOC105677385 gene encoding DDB1- and CUL4-associated factor 5, whose amino-acid sequence MVDCVRFRAASLRRRRRRSRQSRETAGEGRIMGYPSECSALSYVLARQIDDKVNYCRSLVDARFENSENLYRKDLLSHYGCVNAIEFSNQGDLLVSGGDDRRVLLWRVEQAIQGMGKPTVMKAQHVSNIFCLGYDSSKTKIFSAGNDDQVIVHDLRTSDVLNYFLHEKPVYGLSIHPHNDDVFASACDDGRVLIYDIRSTSTTETFCLAQYKSAFHSVMFNPADPRMLATANAKEGVSMWDVRKPLEPVLCYGSPQQSCMNVRFNSAGNRLLALRRRLPPVLYAIDSPAYLCEFDHPGYYNSCTMKSCCFAGENDEYVLSGSDDFNLYMWKIPSMDSKPWPVMVDSAHMVLRGHRSIVNQVRYNQASCIFASSGVEKIIKIWSPFPLGEGSLGGLKRDAGKRERQRRVFTHDEYIGLVLRSGQFMTHDYSHQSTKEDPRMMAFFDSLVQREIEGWSSEDVPTAPHTPSDSEINPNEPYNATDNDDTTASEGGVAPERSLESPNRITRLIANRREKLMRMAAAVGRSASDSGSEADNAHARRRSKSKTKSKGVKRKHTKLSGRRRPFVRRKCTVLKVNSDSDSEYEIPPVDAAQPSTSSGVISRRSRYVSSAKDGKRSSCSTSDPESSSEDYNAPGKRNHSKTDSDASAKAHKQKHRKCKNSSRHPEGSGKSQSKRRKVDDCSDEEKAADSRNCANGSSTSKDRREDGTSTPSNKWLQVPCTPDSGIKSGVSSTGGKNSETTRKERRDGGAGDSSDHEQKLKNLECFRKKVEELARRSYRSAFKVQALSTTSDSSD is encoded by the exons ATGGTGGATTGCGTCCGGTTTCGCGCCGCCAGCCtccgacgacgacgtcggcgTTCGCGACAGTCGCGCGAGACGGCGGGCGAGGGCAGGATCATGGGTTATCCGTCCGAGTGCAGCGCGCTGTCGTATGTGCTCGCGCGACAGATTGACGACAAGGTGAACTACTGCAGGAGCCTGGTCGACGCCAGATTCGAGAACTCCGAGAACCTCTACAGGAAGGACCTGCTGTCCCACTACGGATGCGTCAACGCGATCGAGTTCTCGAACCAGGGTGATCTGCTGGTGTCCG GGGGCGACGACAGAAGAGTTCTGCTGTGGAGAGTGGAGCAAGCGATACAGGGTATGGGCAAGCCCACCGTGATGAAAGCCCAACATGTTAGCAATATATTCTGCCTCGGTTACGACAGCAGCAAGACCAAGATATTCTCCGCGGGAAACGACGACCAAGTCATCGTCCATGACTTGCGAAC AAGCGACGTTCTCAACTACTTCCTACACGAGAAGCCTGTCTACGGGCTGTCCATTCATCCGCACAATGACGATGTCTTTGCCAGCGCCTGCGACGACGGTAGAGTCCTGATTTACGATATACGCAGCACCAGCACCACGGAGACTTTCTGCCTGGCACAATACAAAAGCGCCTTCCATTCCGTCATGTTTAATCCCGCGGATCCCAGAATGCTCGCTACTGCCAATGCGAAGGAAGGCGTCAGTATGTGGGACGTGCGAAAACCTTTGGA GCCTGTATTGTGTTACGGAAGCCCGCAACAGAGTTGCATGAATGTCAGGTTTAATTCAGCGGGCAACCGACTGCTGGCCTTACGAAGAAGACTACCGCCGGTTCTTTACGCGATCGACTCTCCTGCGTACCTCTGCGAGTTCGATCATCCGGGATATTACAACAGTTGCACCATGAAGTCTTGCTGTTTCGCCGGCGAGAATGACGAATACGTTCTCTCTG GTTCGGATGATTTCAATCTGTACATGTGGAAGATTCCGTCGATGGATAGCAAACCATGGCCAGTCATGGTGGATTCCGCTCACATGGTGCTGCGCGGTCACAGATCGATCGTCAATCAGGTGCGATACAACCAAGCGAGCTGCATCTTCGCGTCGTCCGGCGTCGAAAAGATCATAAAGATCTGGAGTCCGTTTCCGCTCGGAGAGGGATCTCTGGGAGGATTGAAG aGGGATGCCGGCAAGCGGGAGAGACAGCGCCGAGTGTTCACGCACGACGAGTACATAGGGCTGGTGCTGCGTAGCGGGCAGTTCATGACGCACGATTACAGCCACCAGTCGACCAAAGAAGACCCGCGTATGATGGCCTTCTTCGATTCTCTCGTGCAGCGTGAAATCGAAGGCTGGAGCTCCGAGGACGTGCCAACGGCGCCGCACACTCCCAGCGATTCCGAGATCAATCCGAATGAACCGTACAACGCGACGGATAACGACG aCACTACGGCATCAGAAGGCGGCGTGGCGCCGGAACGATCGTTAGAGTCGCCAAATCGTATAACTCGGCTCATCGCAAATCGTAGAGAGAAGCTCATGCGGATGGCCGCCGCGGTAGGACGGTCCGCCTCGGATTCCGGCAGCGAGGCGGACAATGCGCACGCGAGACGTAGATCGAAATCGAAAACGAAATCGAAGGGCGTGAAGAGGAAACACACGAAACTGTCCGGCAGAAGAAGACCGTTCGTCAGAAGAAAATGTACTGTGTTAAAAGTCAATAGTGATTCCGACAGTGAGTACGAGATACCGCCGGTCGACGCGGCTCAGCCCAGCACCAGTTCCGGGGTGATCTCCCGGCGATCGCGTTACGTCAGCAGTGCGAAGGACGGTAAGCGCTCGAGCTGCAGCACCAGCGATCCTGAAAGCAGTTCTGAGGACTATAACGCTCCCGGCAAGCGTAATCATTCTAAAACCGACTCGGACGCGTCAGCGAAGGCGCACAAGCAGAAACACCGCAAGTGCAAAAACAGTTCTCGACACCCGGAGGGCTCCGGCAAGAGCCAGAGTAAACGGCGGAAGGTCGACGATTGCTCGGACGAGGAGAAGGCCGCCGACTCGAGGAACTGCGCGAACGGCAGCAGCACCAGCAAGGACCGGCGCGAGGACGGAACCTCGACGCCGAGCAACAAGTGGCTGCAAGTTCCTTGCACGCCCGACAGCGGCATTAAATCGGGCGTCTCCTCCACCGGCGGGAAGAACAGCGAGACGACGCGCAAGGAGCGGCGCGACGGCGGCGCGGGCGACAGTTCCGATCACGAGcagaaactgaaaaatttagagTGTTTCCGGAAGAAAGTGGAGGAGCTGGCGAGACGGAGCTACCGATCCGCGTTTAAGGTTCAAGCGCTTTCGACCACGAGCGATTCTTCCGATTAA
- the LOC105677409 gene encoding integrin alpha-9-like, whose translation MISLWCSDTTSDGRKKRKKVSSVTNASRITIPDCAKVRVKSLKAPCRMIRAHESLAMCFHLRILILALTIMRHDASAYNINSFNAKVFGVQASHGRRSYFGFSVALYANANESLLLVGAPRANSSELPSVREPGTVFKCTMNDTCEMWTVDDVGNGRHPQLKFDQIKNDSWIGATIAVENKTEARIVVCAPRWINYKERDFHMNGICYATLATNSSAFERNAEELLSPLSNGNENEFFKKKRFYNYAMGQAGFSLRMDSLKNKVNVAMGSPGVCNWNGDAILTTAEKNGRFSGTKIPAVAEEKKLYDDNYFGYAITAGAYFNEKNVLYASSAPRSKMLYGKVLVLDFPSKHNKPIVIKTIVEGEQLGEYFGAVLTSCDINNDRKHELIVGAPQWSKDTDEGRVYIFTSRRKDKFEKPQTIDGAIVGGRFGAAVMCLSDIDYDGYGDIAVGAPYEEDGGAVYIFNGNEHGRFRKYSQKLMGTRFSPTIRGFGISISEPRDINRDNYSDIAVGAYLSDEVVLLQSVPVVTLNATLTYLQKVKLLRNATSFTIDLHMSYEGAYVPEELPIIAILKIDQMHGRATYQAQKSNDGPQTYRLHYTLQKATLTHKALEINLTENIQNIIDPLEISVLMQVENDLHANNRISSPCTFCVVINKQYSQIENSTILPFAVECGEDEVCVCDLGVRLSTDATPDNRYVIGAASMITLQIDADNRGEPAYQAKVLISTEILTLANIPPECVESSAATGSLEIICNIGNPLRTNKTLTLQLDMSGVRHDVREVELRANISTKSHEKNWEDNNYVITVYFDLDIDIAITGKTQGNWYSYLREGKETPPDSVRFQHFYKVQNFGASAVEEAVLTVKIPTHIRLPGIGEIAIVNIGDLEMNGQELFCGYSSQTEVSTSVVEEITENTIAVNSSSANGTKFSIEGAPMNALSENRTFYINCTNNAIRCEQIDCRLGPFLSSLHVAKFLVTLDLQVKNFPNDVIKNNDVILYATEGSVAVTQPGNFTEGNKPNTTLVTTKFLTSPIAQRISVLIIVLSAILGVLLLLLMILGLVKVGFFNRKKKLELEALKAETDKTYWILKTTSAMEPFDQDCD comes from the exons ATGATATCACTGTGGTGTTCAGATACCACATCCGATGGCaggaagaaaaggaaaaaggtTTCCTCAGTTACGAATGCATCGCGCATTACTATACCCGACTGTGCAAAAGTCCGTGTGAAATCTTTAAAAGCACCGTGCAGAATGATACGCGCGCACGAAAGTTTAGCAATGTGCTTTCATTTGCGAATTTTAATCCTCGCCTTAACAATCATGCGACACGATGCGTCGGCGTACAACATTAATTCGTTCAATGCGAAAGTGTTCGGTGTGCAAGCGTCGCATGGCCGTCGCAGTTACTTTGGGTTTTCGGTCGCTTTGTACGCAAATGCAAATGAATCCTTGTTACTCGTGGGAGCCCCGAGAGCGAACTCCAGCGAATTGCCGTCCGTTAGAGAACCGGGGACAGTTTTTAAATGTACGATGAACGACACGTGTGAAATGTGGACAGTTGACGATGTCGGAAATGGGAGACATCCTCAGCTGAAGTTCGATCAAATTAAGAATGATTCTTGGATTGGCGCGACGATTGCCGTAGAGAACAAAACGGAGGCCAGGATTGTG GTTTGTGCACCCCGATGGATAAATTACAAAGAGCGCGATTTCCACATGAACGGTATCTGCTATGCGACACTGGCCACTAATAGCAGTGCATTTGAGAGAAACGCTGAAGAGCTATTGTCACCACTTTCAAATGGAAATGAAAATGAATTCTTCAAGAAAAAacgcttttataattatgctatGGGCCAAGCTGGCTTCTCTTTACGCATGGATTCTTTGAAGAACAAAGTGAATGTCGCAATGGGCAGTCCAGGTGTATGCAATTGGAACGGCGATGCGATATTAACCACTGCCGAGAAAAACGGTAGATTCTCGGGCACAAAAATTCCTGCGGTTgccgaagaaaaaaaactttatgaCGATAATTATTTCG GATATGCAATAACAGCGGGTGCTTACTTTAACGAAAAGAACGTCTTATACGCTTCCAGCGCGCCAAGAAGCAAAATGTTATATGGAAAAGTTCTCGTGCTTGATTTTCCTTCTAAGCACAATAAACCTATCGTTATCAAAACAATAGTAGAAGGCGAACAATTGGGCGAGTACTTCGGCGCAGTATTAACATCGTGCGATATTAACAATGATCGTAAGCACGAATTAATCGTCGGCGCGCCGCAGTGGTCCAAAGACACGGACGAGGGTCGAGTCTACATTTTTACATCGCGGCGCAAA GACAAGTTTGAGAAACCGCAGACGATCGATGGTGCGATCGTCGGAGGTAGATTTGGAGCTGCCGTAATGTGCCTGAGTGACATTGATTATGATGGCTACGGCGATATCGCCGTAGGTGCACCCTATGAAGAAGACGGTGGTGCGGTGTACATTTTTAACGGAAACGAACACGGCAGGTTCCGGAAGTACAGTCAGAAACTGATGGGCACGCGATTCTCGCCGACAATACGCGGATTCGGTATCTCTATTTCGGAACCCCGAGATATCAATCGCGATAATTATTCCGACATAGCTGTGGGCGCTTACCTTTCCGACGAAGTGGTCTTGCTGCAATCCGTACCGGTCGTTACGCTGAATGCGACTTTGACGTACCTGCAAAAGGTCAAACTGTTAAGAAACGCAACGTCCTTCACGATTGATCTCCACATGTCTTACGAAGGTGCATACGTACCCGAAGAACTAC CAATTATCGCGATCCTAAAGATTGATCAAATGCACGGCAGAGCCACGTACCAAGCGCAGAAAAGTAACGATGGGCCACAGACTTACAGATTGCATTACACGCTGCAGAAAGCTACGCTCACGCACAAAGCGCTGGAGATTAATCTGACG GAgaacattcaaaatataatagatcCGCTCGAAATATCGGTGTTGATGCAGGTGGAAAATGATCTCCATGCGAACAACAGAATAAGCTCACCCTGCACTTTCTGCGTCGTGATAAATAAGCAGTACTCGCAGATAGAAAATTCCACAATACTGCCGTTCGCTGTGGAATGCGGCGAGGACGAAGTGTGCGTGTGCGATCTCGGAGTAAGGCTGTCCACTGACGCGACTCCGGACAACAGATACGTCATCGGAGCTGCATCGATGATTACGTTGCAAATCGATGCCGATAATCGCGGCGAACCGGCGTATCAGGCCAAAGTGCTCATCTCCACCGAAATCTTAACGTTAGCAAATATTCCTCCCGAGTGCGTCGAAAGCTCTGCCGCGACCGGCTCTCTGGAAATCATCTGCAACATTGGGAATCCTCTGAGAACCAAT AAAACGTTAACACTGCAACTGGATATGAGCGGGGTGAGACACGATGTTAGAGAAGTAGAATTACGGGCGAACATTAGCACCAAGAGCCACGAGAAAAATTGGGAGGACAACAATTACGTCATCACAGTGTATTTCGATCTGGACATTGATATAGCGATCACTGg AAAAACGCAGGGAAACTGGTACTCGTACTTACGCGAGGGTAAGGAAACGCCGCCGGACAGTGTTAGATTTCAGCATTTCTACAAAGTGCAGAATTTTGGCGCCAGCGCCGTCGAGGAAGCCGTGTTGACCGTGAAAATTCCAACGCACATTCGGCTGCCGGGTATCGGAGAAATAGCGATCGTCAACATCGGTGACCTGGAAATGAACGGACAAGAACTTTTCTGCGGCTACTCGAGTCAAACCGAAGTGTCTACCTCCGTAGTTGAAGAGATCACGGAGAACACAATCGCGGTCAACTCCAGCTCAGCGAACGGCACGAAATTCAGCATCGAGGGCGCGCCGATGAACGCACTCTCGGAGAACAGAACGTTCTACATTAATTGCACGAATAACGCAATCCGGTGCGAGCAAATCGATTGCAGACTGGGACCGTTTTTGAGTTCCTTGCACGTTGCGAAGTTCCTGGTCACGCTGGATCTGCAAGTGAAAAATTTTCCTA ATGACGTGATAAAGAACAATGACGTCATACTTTACGCGACCGAAGGTAGCGTCGCTGTAACGCAACCCGGCAATTTTACTGAAGGAAACAAGCCGAACACTACTTTAGTTACTACAAAATTTCTTACGTCACCGATAGCTCAGCGGATATCCGTGTTGATAATCGTCCTCTCCGCGATCCTGGGAGttctgttgctgctgctgatgATACTGGGTTTAGTAAAGGTCGGATTCTTTAACAGAAAGAAGAAGCTGGAACTGGAAGCGTTGAAGGCTGAAACTGAC AAAACATACTGGATACTAAAAACCACGTCTGCGATGGAACCTTTTGATCAAGATTGCGATTAG